In Deltaproteobacteria bacterium, a single window of DNA contains:
- a CDS encoding VWA domain-containing protein, with product MKRNRLFALTSALVALTACQAYEVDPVLPAAAKIQDAPKPVGHKLTPNLMLVVDRSGSMADSADGSQSGQGLCAGQTGQHGVACKWQQLLGAMCGDGTANNPGFVSNLVTQGGTSDPIKIGLLTFAGSNACDVGVVQETISTSGPGNICRDLNAIAPGGGTPTAASMQAAAQEFVNDNVEQSGRSNYIVLLTDGAPNCNPNFQATLANCQDGTQYCVSNNACVQSSGTLDGSAPLGCLDEDNLVSTVQSINGNGIQTFVIGFGADFTNQSSLANDTLQKSAIAGGEAIYNNGQPATPAFYQATDQTSLNAALNAIVALVNNACSWNLDSTPPSPSAVEVVVTLPGGSPTTLSSNQYSVTGSTVTVTDHTLCDQLNASSASNPATIEFKYLGQ from the coding sequence ATGAAGCGCAACCGACTTTTCGCTTTGACCTCCGCGCTGGTCGCTTTGACAGCGTGTCAGGCGTACGAGGTCGATCCGGTGCTGCCCGCGGCGGCGAAGATCCAGGACGCCCCAAAGCCGGTGGGTCACAAGCTCACGCCGAACCTGATGCTCGTGGTGGACCGCTCGGGATCGATGGCCGACAGCGCCGACGGGTCGCAGAGCGGCCAGGGACTTTGCGCCGGCCAGACCGGGCAGCATGGCGTCGCCTGCAAGTGGCAACAGCTCCTCGGTGCGATGTGCGGTGACGGCACGGCGAACAATCCGGGCTTCGTGTCCAATCTCGTCACGCAGGGCGGCACGTCGGACCCGATCAAGATCGGGTTGCTCACCTTCGCAGGATCGAACGCCTGTGACGTCGGCGTGGTTCAGGAGACGATCAGCACCTCCGGCCCTGGCAACATCTGTCGCGACCTCAATGCGATCGCTCCGGGCGGTGGTACGCCGACCGCCGCCTCCATGCAGGCTGCCGCCCAGGAGTTCGTCAACGACAACGTCGAGCAGTCGGGTCGGTCGAACTACATCGTGTTGCTCACCGACGGCGCGCCGAACTGCAACCCGAACTTCCAGGCGACGCTGGCCAACTGTCAGGACGGGACGCAGTACTGCGTTTCGAACAACGCTTGCGTGCAGTCGAGCGGCACCTTGGACGGCTCGGCTCCGCTCGGCTGCCTCGACGAGGACAACCTCGTGAGCACGGTTCAGTCGATCAACGGCAACGGCATCCAGACCTTCGTGATCGGCTTCGGCGCCGACTTCACGAACCAGTCGAGCCTCGCGAACGACACGCTTCAAAAGTCCGCGATCGCGGGTGGCGAGGCCATCTACAACAACGGCCAGCCTGCAACGCCTGCGTTCTACCAGGCCACCGACCAGACCTCGCTCAATGCTGCGCTCAACGCGATCGTGGCGCTCGTGAACAACGCCTGCAGCTGGAACCTCGACTCGACGCCGCCGTCGCCGTCGGCCGTTGAAGTGGTGGTCACGCTGCCCGGCGGTTCGCCCACGACCCTGAGCTCGAACCAGTACTCGGTCACCGGCTCCACGGTCACGGTCACGGACCACACGCTGTGCGACCAGCTCAACGCCTCGAGCGCGTCGAATCCCGCGACGATCGAGTTCAAGTACCTCGGGCAGTAG